The Vicia villosa cultivar HV-30 ecotype Madison, WI unplaced genomic scaffold, Vvil1.0 ctg.000233F_1_1, whole genome shotgun sequence genome segment GGAGGAACAGAAAATGAGGCAATCAAGAGTGTTGGCATGCGTGATTCAAGAAACAGTggcaaagaaaatcaaagaaaaagacgaagaaattcaaagaataggAAACTTAAATTGGATGCTTCAAGAAAGAGTAAAAAATTTAAGTGCTGAAAATCAGGTTTGGAGAGAGTTAGCACAAACAAACGAAACTACAGCCAATTATCTACGTAACAATTTGGAACAAGTCATGGCTCATGTCAAAGAGGGACAACATCATGCCGCATTGATCGAGGACGACGCCGAATCGAGCTGCGGTAGCAATAATGCGGCCGATGACGCGGAAGATACCGCGGTGGCACCGATagttggtggtggtggtggttgcaGTGGTGGTTTGGTTAGGTTGTGTAAGAATTGTGGGGTGAGGGAATCAATTGTGCTGTTATTACCATGCAGGCATTTGTGTCTTTGTAATGTGTGTGGGTCCACTGTTAGGAAGTGTCCAGTTTGTGACTCTGGCATGGATGCTAGTGTTCATGTTAATCTTTCTTAGGTTAAGAAATTTAGATTAGGGTTTAGAATATTTACAAATTATTAGAGAGAAAAATAGGTTtagttttaggttttttatttaattaaatatgttgtTACAGTTAgaagaaaaaaacaacaaaataaaaaggaatagaaatcttttattttttacaaatttttgttgttgtttgatatttattttatatttttgggaCGGTATCAATTTAGTCAAAGAAAATATGTTATAGTGGTAATTAGAAAATGGAATAAATATTATAGTGGTAATTCCGATGTTGTTTAAAAAAACTTTCCATGACTTTTATTGGAATAAAATAATGGAAAATGAGGTAATATCTAGACAATAATGTTCTGTCAAAAAAAATCCAGACAATAATGTTATATCGGGtcaattcaaaacaaataaaatatgaaGTATATTTGTTGTGTGAGTATCAAAATATATTCATTTTTGAAAAAGATAAGATCAATTATATTTAACATTCATGCGTTATTTTATTTCCTAAggtaataatattcttttcttcaaattaaaaatatatacttttTCAAAGTAAAGTTTCAATGTATgcaaataaagaataaaaaagatTTTTCACATGCCATCATtttcactattattattatttgaaaaaaGGTAAAGTGTGAAACTTGTCTATATGTAATGAGTAAaaagtgaataataaaaaaaaggttaATTTGAGTGAATAGTTGTTAACGTTGGAAGGAGAAAAATAGGAGTATTTTTGGACAATAGTGGATGAAAGAGTGAAAAGAATATAATGGTAAAAGGAGAGTGATGTAAGTGGGTATCAATTTGTTTGGTTTGATTAATAATTTTGAGTTTGAAAGTCATAAAAGTTGAGACAGACCTAAAATCCTTATAAAGTGAAAGCAAACAAAGTAGAATAGTGTGTAGCATAGCATGGGCAAAGTATAAAGTTTATAATGTCAAATCAGCATCATTGTTTCTTGTACCACACTAACTTGCCTTGGCTACCTTGCACCATTATGTATAGGAATAGGATGCTtcctccccctctctctctcctATCTCTTTTTACTTTTCTCTCTCCCCTCCCTCTTTTTTTAAGTTAccattttatgtatttatttattttttgaaaaaaaattattttaaagattcTTTAATACGTTTCTTCTAGTTTTTACCTaaatattaacataaattttataatttttaaatattaaagatAAGAATTGATCttactttcattttttttaatgaatcgaAATTTTAAATTCATACTTTCTATTATTTCctcttgtttttatttaaaaaatattttttagagttattacataaaaataattttaatttatgtttagtTATATATTAAccatttaataaattattataaatagtttttatatgtgatcaaaaaaaaaataaatagtttttataaAAAGGAATTGGACAATATTTTATTatagtgaatttttttttcataagcatTGTTATAgtgaatttataaaaattatacgcaccataatttttaaataacaaCATTAACTATAAGACTTaatgtaattttaattaatttattttaatattaaatattttatttaatttttttaatgtaatttcACATTCAaacattaaataataaattttactaataaaaaatattttttaaaacttcCTACTAATTTTtgacaaataaattaaaaaaaaattaataaaattggtCTCTAGACTTTGGACCATTTTTGCAATTTTGGtggtttttgaaaaatattttattatcttttaaccaatgttttaaaaaccgaaccaGAGAAAGAACCGTTAAAACATGCGGGTCATGGTTCAATCGGTTCAACCGATAAAACTGTAGTTAAAccgtatattaaatttaaattaaaaaaaataaatagattattaaatattctaataaaattaatttatattataatttgtaAAATAACATTCTCAAATAAATATGATACTGATAAACAAGCTTACAAGATAAGAAAAATGCAATGTAAGAACAAAGAACaaatcataaaattaattaaggaccaatatgtatgtatatatttgTCCTAATTGCTTAACTCAAAGTCATAACTTCATCAGTATAATTTTTTAGATCTCTTTAAAGACCACGTGTCCACAAACATTAcattatttcttctctttctattacatttatattgtctttcaattttattctttattttccatctatacaattttaaatgttttctataattaattttttagatttaaacaaaaaataaaatgaagtaaaacataaaaaattatctttgatttttttaaccGTCTGTTTCACCAAAATCAGTCCGATATTATAGATATTTTGGTTTTATACGCTTGAAGCAAATTTATTCCAATTTTATAGACTTAACCGTTTATTGGTTCAAATCGAACCGGATTAAACAACGGTTCAAGGTTGAACCGATTCTACCGACCGGGTCAATCCGAGTTTTAAAACATTGCTTTTAACATTATTTGGTTGGCAAGTGGTTTGCATTATTtagaaagtatatatatatatatatatatatatatatatatatatatatatatatatatatatatatatatatatatatatatatatatatatatatatatatattaaaatcaaaTAGAGCAATCATAAGCGTTGGCCGAAAAGGTtaagtttttattattttgataattaaaattaaaatatttttttatgggtttaatggatatgcactgtcTGTGTAAAATTCTTTACAAAGTCAGTGCATCACAGCCATtcacatatattattttataaattattaaaataaaagtcaaaattcaataaatatttaacGGCTACAACtcaatgacagtgtaaaactactttacactgtcagtgtatttccattaaatcctaTTATGATTACCGATTTATCTAAATCACTTTGAATTGTTTTTTTCATAATATTCATTTGTAATTTTAGATTcctcttttgttttttatatcTCTTATATTGGATTGACTCGGTTTGCTCATAATTCTCTCTGTTCAAAAATAAGTgttatttaagatttttttttaaaaaataaaatgtataattATAGTATTCAGAGATATTCCACTTTtactataaataattttataaatctgAGAATactattcattttaaaataaattttatttattaaaatataatttattttaaaaaaaaacacacacacacacacacatatatatatatatatatatatatatatatatatatatatatatatatatatatatggcatatcatatgagaatgacaatAAGAACATGAGAATAATttaaaccattagattttaaaataaattgggcAAATTATGTgttcatatttttttctctctcctaaatTATTTGCACAATTAtgttacacccgaagagttacactcgttcaaaaactacatctcgaattaatattttttaaattcaacccttggattgaaacataatatcatatagatcatacctataaagtttgagcttaatctataatgatttactatatcatcaagatatccaaagattaacgttaaaatgagctttcatataacgttaattttgatgtgattcaatgacattgtaaatcattatagattaagctcaaactttataggtatgatctatatgatattatgtttcaatccaacggttgaatttaaaaaatattaattcgagatgtagttactgaacctcttcgggtgtaatttgatccctcctatatatatatatatatatatatatatatatatatatatatatatatatatatatatatatatatatatatatatatatatatatatatatatatatatatatatatatatatatatatatatatatatatatatatatatatatatatatatatatatatatatatatatacttcaagagtaagtgttgaacacttactctaaATCTTAactattgattatcattaatctaacggatttaattatttttttatataaaacaatatttccaaaaataacaaGATTAAATGATCagttaaaaccgttagattaatgaaaaccAATGGTTAAGATTCGGAGTAAGTGCTCAACACTTACTcttgagtatatatatatatatatatatatatatatatatatatatatatatatatatatatatatatatatatatatatatatatatatatatatatatatatatatatatattattttttctttttcaataaaaaataaaatagataaatatgtattattattttatttcattttagtcAGAATTTAATATATTCTTGAAAAgagatttaaatttaaaatacattacaTATATAGCTAAAacaatttttgttaattatttattgttaATGAGATTTCTTTCTGAGtcagaaaaataattaaatttttctttttctttctataaTGTACATGTCCCCCACCCATCCAGTACTTATTGATTGCATTTTTTGTACGACATTTTCCTAAAATAACAACCTgtcttttctttttaaaaattaaattgtcgGCAAAAGTTGAAGACAGAATAAAGAAACCGGACCGGTCCGGACCGACTGATCAGACCGGTGAAACTGGAAACCAGACAGATAATCGGTCTACCTCAATAGCTGGATCGGAAATGTCATTGAATTAGTGTGAATCGGTTAAAATCGGTGTAAACCGTAAAACTCGAGAAAATTGACGGTTTTTCTGAACCAGCAATTTTAGtgcattttattaatttttaaaaaaattaaaactacattattttgattattttaaggaaaaattaaaagaaataaaataaaaagaaaaaatattattgatacggttgattttgtgaaaaaaaattaaatatcaaggtttaaaaaaaaattactaaaaaaaataagtttttcaaaaaatttaccaaagtgtctaggttttgcaGGACCCCTGGAGTATGCAccaaatgaattggcgcattGGTACAAAATTAGGTGTATGCGCCAGATGGTTTGGCGCCTATGtgagtattttttttcttttcatattcCTATTACACTCATACGGCAAATGAATTGGCTATTTGAGTAAAATAGTATAccaatgcgccaaatggtttggcgcatatcCCAGGGGTTCCGCAAAACCTAGacattttgataaattttttgaaaaacttattttttggtaatttttttttaaacattgttatttaaattttttcctGATTTTGTTACCGATGATTCTGATATTGAAGAAAAAGATCCCatcattgaaataatttttttcttgaaattaaatttagtagacaattggaattattttgttataaattattcaattatattatgttacgattaaactttgtttgcaatacATTATAGTTTTGTACTATTTCATTATGTatacctatgtttaaaatttgaagttaaattatgaacttgttaatttatttataatatgatattttcaaaacattTAATTGTTAactatattttgtagagactgaataATCCGGTTCAACAGGTTTTACACCTATATAATaatgttataacgaccggtctatttaACCGAGTTATCATGTTTAACCCGGTTTAGtaatgcggttcgaccagtgactcagtaccctcaccggtttaatgtctggtccggtttttaaaacaccgtCTCTTACACaatagtatattattattattattgttaatattattattattattattattattattattattattattattattattattattgtaataaTAATTTTCATTCAATAATACAACCACTTATAGCAATGAAACTTAAAATACATAGCATATAAAGCTAAAAGTAAGATTTTATAATTCTGGTtaagatttatatatatatatatatatatatatatatatatatatatatatatatatatatatatatatatatatatatatatatatatatatatatataaaataaaattactttattatatatatatatataatattattctaaaataaatataattttgtaaCTTCTTAAAAGGGATatcaaacaaataattaatatataaattaacatcCTCATACCTTAATTATTTACAAATTAAAGAATTTACgattatttttataagcaaaagATGATATTAAAGCGAGCACAGATGATACTCAACCCTAATACAAAAGGGAGAAAGGAAAAGAGAACATTAACTCAAACGGTTTAGAGAATTTTTTTATCCAATCATCTTTGATACAAAGGAGATGACCCTTAAATCTAGTCTCACCCAGTTCCACGATAATAATTTGGCCATCAAAACAATATTTCGGGCCCATTTCGTCCCAGCATTAAAGAGAGTATTATTTCTAATCAGACAAAAAATCCTAACAACAACTAACCAAATAACAATTCTAAGATTATTCTtcgatcttcctcacataggcgAATCAAAAAGCATAATTGACCCCCTAACCAGATTAGGCGGTCTAGTGGGACTAGATACTAGTGGTAAAAAAATACAATACCAAACATCTTTTACAACAGAACCTTAAAGAAACAAGTGACAGTGATATTCTTCTAAACCTAAACATAACGGACATACGAGGAAATGCACACCTTAAATAACTCCCTACTTAGCCAACTCATCTCTTATCGGAAGCATTTGTTGGGCGAGTCTCCACGTAAACACTTGGATATTTCTTGGAAGGTTTTACTTCTAGATACAATTCAAGTCTAACATTGAATGAATATCGGGATGGAAATCATAATTTAGTAGAGAACTTAACATAACAAACGTAAATTTGACAGAGTACCCATTGGCATAACACCACCATAAAAAACTTGTCCGGGGAATCCGGATTAGGAGAGATACCACACAGGATGTTGAGAAAACTATCAAGGTCTTGCTTAGAAGGATCTTATAAGTGCACGTTAAGGGGATCTTAAACTCCATTACACCATGAACCTGAGTCTCCAATTCTCCTTCTAGGCTTCTACAAATTAtctaaagaaaaaggaaaatacacattAAGGGGATAAAACCAAATCTAACAGTGTCTCCAGAAGTCTATATTAGCTCCTCTCCCCATTTTGCCCACAAAGCACTTGCGAAACCAATTACCTTTCACACCCCATAATTCCAAGGAAATCCCTAAGTCATTCCACCATAAAGAAGATTTTGAATTGATGAGAGGAAAAGCATGATCAAGAATTAAATCCTTGAGGTCTGCATATTTTATTGAGAGAACCTTATGCCAAACATAATCATCCTCTAGTAAAATCAAGCCCATTTACTTGAAAGCACCCAGTTGAATGATTTAGAATGTTTGACTCCAAGCCCCCATCAGCTATGAACTTAAAAACTaaggcttaaatacacttttttGATCAACTCACGAAATTGGTCGTGCCTTTTTCCAAATTAACAAAATTGGTGCTTACCTCCATTTTCCCCCATTCAGAAACGCTGATGTCGCAAAAACGCATATGTGGCAATGCTTATTTGGAATATCACATTTTAAAATTCAATCtcatatttcataaaataaaacaaatgaaacAATTGAAATTTCAAATAATCCTAATCTCTAAATTGTTTCAGAAACGTGTGTAGCCCTCCTTGTCTCTTTCAGTTCCAATCATATTCCTTAAGGTAAGTCGTCTTCTTTAGAAACATTATTTTCCATCCTCGTCTTCCTCGTTATCTCCTACTCGTTTTCTCCGCTTCATCAATGTCACAAGCATATTTTGTGCCGACTAATAGTTGTGCATCACGAAGAAGAGAACTTTGTTGCTTCTGTGACCTTGATTCACCTATCACAACTTCGTGGGTTACTGGAATCCTGGGAGGGGGTTTAGTGGTTGTGGGTTATACAAGGTAAATTCAGTTGTTAGTTTGTTTGTGAATGTGTTGTCTGGGACTATGGGCATAGGTTTAACAATGTCAATCTTGTTTGTGAATGCAGTTGCAGGGAAGAAAGGGATGCAATTCACTACTAAAAATAAGACATTTGGTTTtaagattttacatcaggtatcaaGATAagtgatgtgaaaaatatttgtcaaaggattttacatcagattttataataaattgatgtaaaaaaaatttgatttagtgattttacatcaggtatttaACTCCAATGATGGAAAAAAAAACGCGGTGGCAAACttgtaattaaaatgaaaatggcTTATAAAGCCTTTTACATCGGCTCAGATGTGCACCAATGGGAAAAGTTTTACGCTAGGGCTTTTACATCGGCCCAAATGTACACAGATTGGAAATGTTTCTTGAATTTTGCCCTTTACATCGACCCGTTTTCAACCGATGGGAAAAGTTTCAAAATTGGGGCCTTTTCCATCGGCCCAAATTTTCCACTGATGGGAAAAagcaattatcaattaaaaccctaaaccaATTTCAAACatttcattttcatttctttCACTGTTTCAGCGAAGTTAGTCGCACAGAACCCACAAGACCCCAGAACCCCATCCTGCCGCGACCGTCGTTCTGTGCTTCCCACCCGCCGCGACGCTTCACCACAGCCGCTCAGCCGCCTGCTGCGACATTctgtcgctacccgcgaaaattaacagagtcgccactaacatatttatcctgaaaaggaagggaatgccagcaaaccacaaaacaaaacaacggtctcacgaccagagaaaaagggtaagggagtcggttacgcgaggggaaggtgttagcaccccacgcgcccatcgtactcgatggtatccacgcttgtgtctaaaactatgggtgtgtaacaaatctacgctaatctggactaaaatgaatgcagaatgtagggaaaagaaagggttgtgctcgcacgggccctaccccgctgcctacgtatctgttttgcagaatcagagctaccgtagctcggctaactagtttctgtttgttttgtgttttttaggtgaacgagttacattcacactccgctgctcgacctttggagacttatgctagggaatggagcggaaataacaagctcttaagaaaagaaaatcaaagagtgtggtttgtgttttaaagaatgcatgaggaagacctaagctaagggggaaagcttgctacctaatgttatcatacaaagggtacaagtctaagctaaactatcaacctacgagggaaaagggaagcaaacaatgagcacacaaacgagcatccgctcgtaaagcaaacaaaccaacggtactgaccgaatggtagaaaagcggtcccgccatagccaaggggagcagctcaacccaagtcaaccaagcattagacctcgtgaaaatgatcgggccatagacaagagggcggacccctctcagcaac includes the following:
- the LOC131625680 gene encoding BOI-related E3 ubiquitin-protein ligase 1-like: MAVEASFMNLMPSTHLLTNREMMKSNQQQQYQQQQQMMNSNMYNVPPMNSAMPIPTTMHESMLPFYQSNVCDQNRADSGLTYNNPLQRKRSRDLSTELVSLPPQQKNRVISSESSSFADQVLYQFQNQQSEIDRILAHHNEKMRMELEEQKMRQSRVLACVIQETVAKKIKEKDEEIQRIGNLNWMLQERVKNLSAENQVWRELAQTNETTANYLRNNLEQVMAHVKEGQHHAALIEDDAESSCGSNNAADDAEDTAVAPIVGGGGGCSGGLVRLCKNCGVRESIVLLLPCRHLCLCNVCGSTVRKCPVCDSGMDASVHVNLS